In the genome of Triticum aestivum cultivar Chinese Spring unplaced genomic scaffold, IWGSC CS RefSeq v2.1 scaffold17529, whole genome shotgun sequence, one region contains:
- the LOC543051 gene encoding wall-associated receptor kinase 2, translating into MTTPSQSPSQPLPIILLLFLLLPAATHLILEAAAAEQDEQQPITLPGCPNRCGNISIPYPFGMKPGCFREGFQVTCNDSFNPHRAYLANSGVNQHINEVYFRVETEWSKVWNRSVDKTAFELIDISIAKGEARAYTAVSSICSQNQTGYLSKNQHMELGKKMSPFLLSVVRNILIGVGWNVQTIVYTYPWSPPVDGNSRDKFILSCLSDLGARQFLKYATNGSCKGQGCCEAALPEAFPITELALTFSLGPTNTLFETNPCSYAMVVERSWYNFSTPDMYGNEVLPKRFPSGVPFVIDFSIPNGSCPTKGQQPPRDYACVSGNSSCVNAISGHGYVYDGNPYIANGCQDIDECKLRNLYPCSSDGICKNTLGGYDCPCKPGMKGEGIKGTCTDKFPAAARMILGKHKFRL; encoded by the exons ATGACCACGCCCTCGCAATCCCCGTCCCAGCCGCTGCCAATAATcctactcctcttcctcctccttccagCAGCGACTCATTTGATCCTGGAGGCTGCTGCTGCTGAGCAAGATGAGCAGCAGCCAATCACACTTCCAGGTTGCCCCAATAGGTGTGGCAACATAAGCATTCCCTACCCATTCGGCATGAAGCCCGGCTGCTTCCGTGAGGGCTTCCAGGTCACCTGCAATGACTCATTCAATCCCCATCGCGCCTACCTTGCCAACAGCGGAGTAAACCAGCATATAAACGAGGTGTACTTCAGGGTGGAG ACAGAGTGGAGTAAAGTTTGGAATAGATCAGTGGATAAAACGGCCTTCGAGCTCATCGATATATCCATTGCAAAGGGTGAGGCGCGCGCATACACGGCGGTTTCATCTATTTGCAGCCAAAATCAAACCGGTTACCTATCCAAGAATCAACATATGGAGTTGGGCAAGAAGATGAGTCCATTCCTCCTGTCGGTGGTGCGCAATATTCTCATCGGCGTAGGCTGGAATGTTCAGACTATTGTCTATACCTACCCGTGGTCGCCGCCGGTGGATGGCAACTCACGGGATAAATTCATTCTCTCCTGCCTTTCAGACCTCGGGGCCCGGCAGTTCCTCAAGTATGCAACCAACGGGTCGTGCAAGGGGCAGGGCTGCTGTGAAGCTGCCCTGCCGGAAGCATTTCCCATCACTGAGCTTGCACTGACGTTCAGTTTGGGCCCAACAAACACCTTGTTTGAGACCAATCCGTGCTCCTATGCCATGGTGGTGGAGAGGTCATGGTACAACTTCTCCACACCGGACATGTACGGGAACGAGGTGCTGCCCAAGAGATTCCCAAGCGGTGTCCCCTTTGTTATCGATTTTTCCATCCCGAATGGTTCATGTCCCACAAAAGGCCAGCAGCCACCACGGGACTATGCCTGTGTCAGCGGCAACAGCTCATGTGTCAATGCGATTAGTGGCCATGGCTATGTCTACGATGGCAACCCTTATATCGCCAATGGATGCCAAG ACATCGATGAGTGCAAGCTCCGCAATTTGTATCCTTGCTCCAGTGACGGGATCTGCAAAAACACCTTGGGAGGCTATGACTGTCCATGTAAGCCTGGAATGAAAGGCGAAGGCATAAAAGGAACCTGCACAGATAAATTCCCCGCAGCAGCACGGATGATTTTGGGTAAGCACAAATTTAGGCTATGA